A DNA window from Bacteroides cellulosilyticus contains the following coding sequences:
- a CDS encoding beta-N-acetylhexosaminidase: MTTKISLLAASLFLPVFISAQNVIPEPAQYRPAKGEFVLSIAENKAFETNNVLPSRVVQRIAPDCTTGADEAYRLEITPDSVFIQSATVTGAFRGEETLKQLLRSGKGTTSACVINDAPRYSWRGFMLDESRHFFGKEKVKQLLDIMASLRLNVFHWHLTDEPGWRIEIKKYPLLTKVGSKGNYHDPSAPAAFYTQEDIKDIVAYAAARHIMIVPEFDMPGHATAACRAYPELSGGGEGRWKDFTFHPCKEETFRFINDVLDELITLFPSPYIHIGGDEVHFGNQEWFTDPQIQQFIKDKQLMNETGLEQYFVRRVADIIAAKGKTMIGWDEIVDAGVSPDKAVVMWWRHDRRYQLLKALESGYRVIMTPRRPMYGDFVQYSTHNVGRYWDGYNPIEDVFSFPRSIEHLFKGYESQIMGMQYSLWTERVADVKRLDFMVFPRLVAAAEAAWTPAVRKDYSRFMRRLPFFLHWLDTKDIYYFDPFAPERRPEPTAPEKEDVLQNG, translated from the coding sequence ATGACAACTAAAATCAGCTTGTTGGCAGCGAGTCTTTTTCTGCCAGTCTTTATCTCTGCGCAAAATGTGATTCCTGAACCGGCACAATATCGCCCGGCAAAAGGAGAGTTCGTACTGTCTATTGCCGAAAATAAGGCATTTGAGACAAATAATGTACTTCCGTCACGAGTGGTACAGCGTATTGCACCGGATTGCACTACGGGGGCTGATGAGGCTTATCGTTTGGAGATAACTCCCGATTCTGTTTTTATTCAATCAGCTACTGTAACCGGAGCATTCCGGGGAGAAGAAACCTTGAAGCAACTCTTGCGTTCCGGGAAAGGCACTACGAGCGCTTGTGTAATCAATGATGCTCCCCGTTATTCGTGGCGGGGTTTTATGCTCGACGAGAGCCGTCATTTCTTTGGCAAGGAGAAAGTCAAGCAGTTACTTGATATAATGGCTTCTCTTCGCCTGAATGTTTTTCATTGGCATCTGACGGATGAACCGGGATGGCGTATTGAAATAAAGAAATATCCTTTGTTGACAAAGGTTGGATCCAAAGGGAATTATCATGATCCGTCGGCACCTGCTGCTTTCTATACGCAGGAGGATATTAAAGATATTGTTGCCTATGCAGCTGCACGGCACATTATGATTGTGCCGGAATTCGATATGCCCGGACATGCCACTGCTGCTTGCCGTGCTTATCCGGAATTGTCTGGTGGGGGTGAAGGACGATGGAAAGATTTTACTTTTCACCCTTGCAAAGAAGAAACTTTCCGTTTCATAAATGATGTGCTGGATGAACTGATCACTCTGTTTCCTTCTCCTTATATTCATATTGGAGGTGATGAAGTACATTTTGGTAATCAGGAATGGTTTACAGATCCACAGATACAGCAGTTCATCAAAGATAAACAATTAATGAACGAAACCGGATTGGAGCAATATTTTGTGCGCCGTGTGGCAGATATTATTGCTGCCAAAGGTAAAACAATGATCGGTTGGGATGAAATTGTGGATGCCGGTGTATCGCCGGATAAAGCAGTAGTGATGTGGTGGCGTCATGATCGTAGGTATCAGTTATTGAAAGCTCTCGAAAGTGGATATCGTGTTATTATGACTCCGCGTCGTCCGATGTATGGCGACTTTGTGCAGTATTCCACACACAATGTTGGGCGTTACTGGGATGGATATAATCCGATAGAGGATGTCTTCTCATTCCCTCGCTCGATAGAACATTTGTTTAAGGGGTACGAAAGCCAGATTATGGGTATGCAGTATTCACTTTGGACAGAACGTGTCGCTGATGTCAAACGATTGGATTTTATGGTCTTCCCGCGTCTTGTAGCTGCTGCTGAAGCTGCCTGGACGCCTGCCGTGCGTAAGGATTATAGTCGTTTTATGCGGCGCTTGCCCTTTTTCCTGCATTGGTTGGACACCAAAGATATTTATTATTTTGACCCGTTTGCCCCTGAAAGGAGGCCGGAGCCTACTGCTCCGGAGAAAGAAGATGTCCTGCAGAATGGATAA
- a CDS encoding ABC transporter permease, whose protein sequence is MKHLTFKQKVVQGIHDLFYIWIREFRTTFRDQGVLIFFVLVPLVYPLIYAFIYTNETIREVPAVVVDNSRSSLSREYLRKVDSSPEVKIVSYCADMEEAKLMLKDRLAYGIIYIPAEFSEDIARGKQTQVSLYCDMSGLLYYKSLLNTNTSVSLDMNADIKMQRAGNTTNRQDEITAYPIKYEDVTLFNPANGFAAFLIPAVLILIIQQTLLLGIGLSAGTAREQNRFKDLVPINRHYNGTLRIVLGKGLSYFMVYALVSVYVLCVVPRLFSLIQIAQPGVLTLFMLPYLAACIFFAMTASIAIRNRETCMLIFVFTSVPLLFLSGVSWPGAAMPDFWRYFSYIFPSTFGINGYVRINSMGATLNEVAFEYRALWIQAGIYFLTTCWVYRWQIIQSRKHVIEKYKEYKNK, encoded by the coding sequence ATGAAACATCTGACGTTCAAACAGAAAGTAGTACAAGGTATCCACGACCTATTCTATATCTGGATACGGGAATTCCGCACGACCTTTCGCGATCAGGGTGTGCTCATCTTCTTTGTGCTTGTCCCGTTGGTGTATCCACTGATTTATGCTTTCATTTATACCAATGAAACCATACGGGAAGTACCTGCTGTGGTAGTGGATAACTCACGCAGTTCGTTAAGCCGCGAATACCTGCGCAAAGTGGACTCCAGTCCGGAAGTGAAGATTGTATCTTATTGCGCCGACATGGAAGAAGCCAAACTGATGCTGAAAGATCGTCTGGCTTATGGCATCATCTATATACCTGCTGAATTCAGTGAAGATATTGCACGGGGAAAGCAAACACAGGTCAGTCTGTATTGCGATATGAGCGGATTGCTTTATTACAAATCTCTGCTGAACACCAATACCAGCGTGTCACTGGATATGAATGCAGATATCAAAATGCAACGTGCCGGCAATACCACCAACCGCCAGGATGAAATTACCGCCTATCCGATAAAATATGAAGATGTTACCTTATTCAACCCCGCAAACGGTTTTGCGGCTTTCCTGATACCTGCGGTATTGATACTGATTATTCAGCAAACCTTGCTGCTGGGTATCGGACTTTCTGCCGGAACAGCCCGAGAACAGAATCGTTTCAAAGATTTGGTTCCTATCAACCGCCACTACAACGGCACATTACGTATCGTACTGGGTAAAGGTTTAAGTTACTTCATGGTGTATGCACTTGTATCCGTATATGTACTCTGTGTAGTGCCACGTCTGTTCAGTCTCATCCAGATAGCTCAACCGGGTGTACTGACCCTCTTTATGTTGCCTTATCTGGCAGCATGTATTTTCTTTGCCATGACAGCTTCTATTGCCATACGCAACCGTGAAACCTGCATGTTAATATTCGTCTTCACATCCGTACCTTTATTATTCCTTTCAGGTGTTTCCTGGCCGGGAGCCGCCATGCCGGATTTCTGGAGATACTTCTCTTATATCTTCCCGTCCACTTTCGGCATCAATGGCTACGTACGCATTAATAGCATGGGAGCTACACTCAACGAAGTAGCCTTTGAATACCGTGCATTATGGATACAGGCAGGCATCTACTTCCTGACGACTTGCTGGGTATATCGTTGGCAGATTATCCAGAGCAGGAAGCATGTGATTGAGAAATATAAAGAGTACAAGAATAAATAG